A section of the Ruania halotolerans genome encodes:
- a CDS encoding methylated-DNA--[protein]-cysteine S-methyltransferase, with product MMPPTTPDLPADLAHLSPTVSERQLSDLHARFARDAQQRGLLDVAYRTLDSAVGPLLLAATERGVVRVAFASEGFDGVLSDLADRVSARVLAAPSRLDATASQLEEYFAGRRRRFDVPLDLSLATGFRRRVLEQLPMIDYGRTASYAEVARAAGSERAMRAVGSACATNPVPLLVPCHRVVRSDGALGGYRGGLPAKKALLALERT from the coding sequence ACCTGCCAGCCGACCTGGCCCACCTCAGTCCTACCGTCAGCGAGAGGCAACTGAGCGACCTGCACGCCCGGTTCGCCCGTGACGCCCAGCAGCGCGGGTTGCTGGACGTGGCCTACCGCACTCTTGATTCCGCCGTCGGGCCCTTGCTCCTGGCCGCCACGGAACGTGGCGTGGTGCGCGTGGCCTTCGCCTCCGAAGGGTTCGACGGCGTTCTGTCCGATCTCGCTGACCGCGTCAGTGCGCGTGTACTCGCCGCTCCCAGTCGCCTCGATGCCACCGCCAGTCAGCTGGAGGAATACTTCGCGGGCCGCCGCCGCCGGTTCGATGTGCCACTCGACCTCAGCCTGGCCACCGGCTTCCGGCGTCGCGTGCTCGAGCAGCTGCCCATGATCGACTACGGGCGCACCGCCAGTTATGCCGAGGTTGCCCGCGCTGCCGGATCCGAGCGGGCGATGCGCGCGGTGGGATCGGCCTGCGCCACCAATCCGGTGCCGTTGCTGGTGCCGTGCCACCGGGTGGTGCGCAGTGACGGCGCGCTGGGTGGCTACCGCGGCGGACTCCCCGCCAAGAAGGCACTCCTCGCGCTTGAACGAACCTGA
- a CDS encoding VOC family protein, with translation MTLTMDMITFDTADPGPLAAWWAEQVGGTSTAEDGGFYVVHIDGVGYRLAFQKVEDPTPGKNRIHLDLSATDLDAEVQRLLAAGAEQVDTHALGDFRWVVLADPQGNQFCVAGEH, from the coding sequence ATGACCCTGACGATGGACATGATCACGTTCGACACTGCTGACCCCGGGCCGCTGGCCGCTTGGTGGGCCGAGCAGGTGGGCGGGACGAGCACGGCAGAGGACGGCGGCTTCTACGTGGTGCATATCGATGGCGTGGGGTATCGCCTGGCGTTCCAGAAGGTCGAGGACCCGACCCCGGGGAAGAACCGGATCCACCTGGACCTGAGCGCCACCGATCTGGACGCCGAGGTGCAGCGGCTCCTCGCGGCGGGAGCCGAGCAGGTGGACACTCACGCGTTGGGGGACTTCCGCTGGGTGGTGCTCGCCGACCCGCAGGGGAATCAGTTCTGCGTCGCGGGCGAGCACTGA